One window of Salmo salar chromosome ssa11, Ssal_v3.1, whole genome shotgun sequence genomic DNA carries:
- the hapln1b gene encoding hyaluronan and proteoglycan link protein 1: MLPVLICALVSLSLADNFDTAYPEMEHYRTIYVQENGPQLSVVTEQSKVVSRRGGNATLPCKFHRDASLPANPKLRIKWTKLTSDYLKEVDVFVAMGFHKRSYGRFHGRVYLQDSAPADASLVITELTLEDYGRYKCEVIDGLEDGTGVVSLDLQGIVYPYFPRLGRYNLNFFDAERVCREQDSIVASFDQLYEAWRGGLDWCNAGWLSDGSVQYPITTPREPCGGKNTVPGVRNYGLRDKEKNRYDVFCFTSNYKGRFYYLIHPSKLTYDEAVRACQKDGAQIAKVGQMYAAWKLLGYDRCDAGWLADGSVRYPITRPRRRCSPTEAAVRFNGYPDKKHKLYGVYCFKGHN; the protein is encoded by the exons ATGCTTCCTGTGCTGATCTGTGCCCTGGTCTCTCTGAGCTTGGCCGACAACTTTGACACGGCCTACCCTGAAATGGAGCACTACAGAACCATCTATGTACaag AGAATGGCCCTCAGCTCTCTGTGGTGACGGAGCAGTCCAAGGTGGTGTCGAGGCGGGGGGGTAATGCCACCCTGCCCTGTAAGTTCCACAGGGATGCGTCACTGCCGGCCAACCCCAAACTGAGGATCAAATGGACTAAGCTGACCTCAGACTACCTCAAAGAG GTGGATGTCTTCGTTGCCATGGGTTTCCACAAGCGGAGCTACGGACGTTTCCATGGACGCGTCTACCTACAGGACTCGGCCCCCGCGGATGCGTCGTTGGTCATCACAGAACTCACACTGGAGGATTATGGGAGATATAAGTGTGAGGTCATCGACGGGTTGGAAGATGGAACAGGCGTGGTGTCTCTGGACCTGCAAG gtATCGTCTACCCATACTTCCCTCGGCTGGGTCGTTACAACCTGAACTTCTTTGATGCCGAGCGGGTGTGTCGCGAGCAGGACTCCATCGTGGCGTCGTTTGACCAGCTGTACGAGGCATGGCGTGGGGGTTTGGACTGGTGCAACGCTGGGTGGCTGAGTGACGGATCCGTCCAGTATCCCATCACCACCCCGAGGGAACCCTGTGGGGGCAAGAACACTGTTCCCGGGGTACGCAACTACGGCCTCAGAGACAAGGAGAAGAACAGATACGACGTGTTCTGTTTCACCTCCAACTAcaaag gGCGGTTCTACTACCTGATCCACCCCTCCAAGCTTACATATGACGAGGCTGTGCGTGCGTGTCAGAAGGACGGAGCTCAGATTGCCAAGGTGGGCCAGATGTACGCCGCCTGGAAGCTATTGGGCTACGACCGCTGTGACGCCGGCTGGTTGGCTGACGGGAGCGTCCGTTACCCCATCACCCGCCCCCGTAGGCGTTGCAGCCCAACGGAAGCTGCCGTGAGGTTCAACGGCTACCCTGACAAGAAACACAAGCTGTACGGAGTCTACTGCTTCAAGGGCCACAACTGA